A genomic stretch from Oculatellaceae cyanobacterium includes:
- a CDS encoding helix-turn-helix transcriptional regulator has translation MEINEFGKQVRERRTEEKLSQEKLAQAVGISRNYLSQIERGQATNLSWQVREKLTSVLGLKAVEQVETSNELGLPPSLAEFASKAGLPPDDVLMLARLKYRGQQPTTKEKWELLYNVIKQLTINN, from the coding sequence ATGGAAATCAACGAATTTGGCAAGCAAGTGCGTGAGAGACGCACAGAAGAAAAATTGAGCCAAGAAAAATTAGCTCAAGCCGTTGGGATCTCTCGTAACTACCTATCCCAGATTGAGCGCGGACAAGCCACAAACCTTTCTTGGCAAGTCAGGGAAAAACTTACATCTGTCTTAGGGCTGAAAGCAGTTGAGCAAGTCGAAACCAGTAATGAGCTAGGATTACCCCCCAGCTTGGCTGAGTTTGCATCAAAAGCGGGATTACCTCCAGACGATGTATTAATGCTGGCTCGTTTAAAATACCGAGGACAACAGCCAACTACAAAAGAAAAATGGGAGCTACTTTATAACGTCATTAAACAATTAACAATTAACAATTAA
- a CDS encoding ImmA/IrrE family metallo-endopeptidase, producing MSQVSQPQQYRHPGQEFISRYGLPQNDESILHYVEFLRQEAKLSDSPPIDLSAIYRHFGMPTPLRAPLIDQQGILVDSDTGIILIKEDDPIVRQRFTEGHELMELLFDAQERQFTETQVKLNWNEQRKEQLCDQGSAELLLPKSSFLPQLQALGMSLQTACTLAELYQTSLLATLVRMIQCCTDACALVMWHSALTRQEAKNLANSVDIPTEKLRVWWRSCTSNWSCGFIPKNKSIPPDSCIAQAYATGQFQEGIENVNLGKGALLCRVEAMPMQIGDKNSVVSLLHWLK from the coding sequence ATGAGTCAGGTGAGTCAGCCTCAGCAATACAGACATCCTGGGCAAGAATTTATCTCTCGTTATGGCTTGCCACAAAATGATGAAAGTATACTGCACTACGTTGAATTTTTGCGCCAAGAAGCAAAACTGAGTGACTCACCACCCATTGATTTATCAGCAATTTACCGACATTTTGGGATGCCAACTCCCTTACGCGCCCCTTTAATAGACCAACAAGGAATTTTAGTAGATAGTGATACCGGAATCATTTTAATTAAAGAAGATGATCCCATCGTGCGGCAACGCTTTACTGAAGGGCATGAATTAATGGAATTATTATTTGATGCTCAAGAAAGACAATTTACAGAAACACAAGTAAAACTAAATTGGAATGAGCAACGAAAAGAGCAACTTTGCGATCAAGGATCAGCAGAATTATTGCTTCCCAAATCTTCTTTTTTACCTCAATTACAAGCTTTAGGAATGTCACTACAAACAGCTTGCACCTTAGCTGAGTTATATCAAACTTCACTCCTCGCTACATTAGTACGGATGATTCAATGTTGTACCGATGCTTGTGCATTGGTGATGTGGCACAGTGCATTAACACGCCAAGAAGCTAAAAATTTGGCTAATTCTGTTGATATACCCACAGAAAAGTTGCGCGTTTGGTGGAGAAGTTGCACCAGTAATTGGAGTTGTGGCTTTATTCCCAAAAATAAATCAATTCCTCCCGACTCCTGCATTGCTCAAGCTTATGCGACTGGACAATTCCAAGAAGGTATAGAAAATGTTAACTTAGGAAAAGGAGCTTTACTTTGTCGTGTAGAAGCAATGCCAATGCAAATTGGAGATAAAAATTCTGTTGTATCTCTCCTGCATTGGTTGAAATAG
- the coaD gene encoding pantetheine-phosphate adenylyltransferase, whose translation MIAIYPGSFDPITFGHLDIIKRGSQLFDQVVVAVLRNPNKSPLFTVQERIEQIRLSVQALPNVEVDSFAGLTVDYAKLRKAKVLLRGLRVLSDFEKELQMAHTNKTLSDEIETVFLATSNEFSFLSSSVVKEIARFGGSVDHLVPQHVALEIYRCYAQTYPESTQKMNNSAIHLDQPKLDLEKEILHQKEV comes from the coding sequence GTGATCGCAATTTACCCTGGAAGCTTCGATCCGATTACCTTTGGTCATCTCGATATTATTAAACGAGGTTCTCAGCTATTTGATCAAGTAGTTGTCGCCGTACTGCGTAATCCTAATAAATCTCCTTTATTTACCGTACAAGAGCGCATTGAGCAAATCCGCTTATCTGTCCAAGCACTGCCAAATGTAGAAGTTGATAGCTTTGCGGGTTTAACTGTGGATTATGCGAAACTACGGAAAGCCAAAGTATTGCTGCGCGGGCTGCGAGTACTTTCGGACTTTGAAAAGGAACTACAGATGGCTCACACTAATAAAACGCTTTCAGATGAAATTGAGACAGTGTTTTTGGCTACTTCTAACGAATTCAGTTTCTTAAGTAGTAGCGTAGTGAAAGAGATTGCCAGATTTGGCGGATCAGTCGATCATCTTGTTCCTCAGCACGTAGCTTTAGAGATTTACCGATGTTACGCCCAGACTTATCCCGAATCGACCCAGAAGATGAACAACTCAGCAATCCATTTGGATCAACCCAAACTGGATCTGGAGAAGGAGATACTTCACCAAAAGGAAGTATAG
- the gor gene encoding glutathione-disulfide reductase, translated as MSYDYDLFVIGAGSGGLAASKRAASYGAKVAIAENDLVGGTCVIRGCVPKKLMVYASKFPHLFEDGKAYGWSAVESSLDWEYLIDSVDKEVNRLSQIHIGLLEKAGVELIKSRATLVDPHTVEVDGRKVTADKILIAVGGEAVKPDLPGMEYTITSREIFHLKQQPKHIVIVGAGYIAVEFAGIMRGLGSEVTQIIRSDLFLKGFDDDIRTGIRDGMIQHGINIITNTVLTKVEKEADSLKITTSENGKDVDSTITADAVLIAIGRVPNLGKLGLENAGVEVVNCEDEDLPRLHGYSVNCAIGVDEYSRTSQPNIFAVGDCTNRVNLTPVAIGEGRAFADTEFGNNSRTFSHDHVASAIFSQPEAATVGLSESEAKAKYGEDAIKVYSSGFRPMYHAMTGAAERTLMKLVVDKNTDRVLGAHMVGDYAAEIIQGVAIAVKMKATKKDFDATVGIHPSSAEEFVTMR; from the coding sequence ATGAGTTATGATTACGATTTGTTTGTGATTGGCGCGGGTTCTGGAGGGTTGGCAGCTTCTAAACGGGCTGCTAGCTATGGTGCAAAAGTAGCGATCGCAGAAAATGACCTAGTGGGTGGAACCTGTGTAATTCGTGGTTGTGTTCCCAAAAAATTAATGGTATACGCCTCAAAATTCCCCCACTTATTTGAGGATGGTAAAGCTTACGGCTGGAGTGCGGTAGAAAGCAGCTTAGATTGGGAGTACTTAATTGATTCTGTTGATAAAGAAGTTAACCGCCTCAGCCAAATCCATATAGGATTATTAGAAAAAGCTGGAGTAGAACTAATCAAAAGCCGTGCTACTTTGGTAGATCCTCATACAGTAGAGGTTGATGGGCGCAAAGTCACTGCTGATAAAATTTTGATTGCCGTAGGTGGGGAAGCGGTTAAGCCAGATTTACCAGGAATGGAATATACCATCACTTCTCGCGAAATCTTTCACCTCAAACAGCAACCCAAACACATTGTAATTGTTGGTGCTGGGTACATTGCTGTAGAATTCGCTGGCATCATGCGCGGGCTTGGTTCAGAAGTCACCCAAATTATTAGGAGTGATTTATTTTTAAAGGGATTCGATGACGATATCCGTACTGGAATTCGTGATGGCATGATCCAGCACGGGATTAATATTATCACTAATACAGTGCTCACCAAAGTTGAAAAAGAGGCAGATAGTTTAAAAATTACTACCTCTGAAAACGGCAAAGACGTAGATTCAACTATCACCGCAGATGCAGTTTTAATAGCAATTGGTCGTGTACCTAATTTAGGCAAACTAGGTTTAGAAAATGCTGGTGTCGAGGTAGTGAATTGCGAAGACGAAGACTTACCCAGATTGCATGGGTATAGTGTTAACTGTGCAATTGGTGTAGATGAATATAGCCGTACCTCTCAACCGAATATTTTTGCAGTCGGTGATTGTACTAATCGGGTGAATTTAACACCTGTGGCAATTGGTGAAGGACGCGCTTTTGCTGATACTGAGTTTGGGAATAATTCTCGGACTTTCAGTCACGATCATGTAGCTTCGGCAATATTTTCTCAGCCGGAAGCGGCGACAGTCGGCTTAAGCGAGTCGGAAGCTAAGGCAAAATATGGCGAGGATGCGATTAAAGTATATAGCTCTGGCTTTCGTCCGATGTATCACGCGATGACAGGTGCGGCAGAAAGAACGCTGATGAAGTTAGTAGTTGACAAAAATACAGATCGTGTGTTAGGAGCGCACATGGTGGGCGACTATGCAGCAGAGATTATTCAAGGAGTTGCGATCGCAGTCAAAATGAAAGCAACCAAGAAAGACTTTGATGCGACAGTAGGAATTCATCCTTCTAGCGCCGAAGAGTTTGTCACAATGCGATAA